One region of Deinococcus budaensis genomic DNA includes:
- a CDS encoding NAD(P)/FAD-dependent oxidoreductase, with amino-acid sequence MQDAPRTDVLVVGGGPAGLYAAFYAGWRGLSVRVLEARGELGGQLTALYPDKLVYDAPGSPQVRAAELVRSLEAQLAPLGVDLRLGEVARTLEPDEQGGWRVGTDRAAYPAGAVILAAGLGALLPREVRVPGAQTHPDVRADLPDPAHLTGRRVLVVGGVPQATRAALDLAGAGASVTLTHRRAGFRGDPGTLARLEAEREAGRVQVLAPAVLEALTPTGATLSVSGETLDLPADTVLVLNGYLPDLSPLLGWPLAWEGEYVPDGPGGQTALPGVYVVGDLAESGGDFKLLSLAFAQAALAANHAAHHVQPGLKVRPGHSSERGGYPAPARPGGERQPG; translated from the coding sequence ATGCAAGACGCTCCCCGGACGGACGTGCTGGTGGTCGGCGGCGGCCCGGCGGGGCTGTACGCGGCCTTTTACGCAGGCTGGCGCGGATTGAGCGTGCGCGTGCTGGAGGCGCGGGGCGAGCTGGGCGGGCAACTCACGGCCCTCTACCCCGACAAGTTGGTCTACGACGCGCCGGGGTCGCCGCAGGTCCGGGCGGCCGAGCTGGTCCGGTCGCTGGAGGCGCAGCTCGCCCCGCTGGGGGTGGACCTGCGGCTGGGCGAGGTGGCCCGCACGCTGGAGCCGGACGAACAGGGGGGCTGGCGGGTCGGCACGGACCGGGCGGCCTACCCGGCGGGCGCGGTCATCCTGGCGGCCGGGCTGGGGGCGCTGCTGCCGCGTGAGGTGCGGGTGCCCGGCGCGCAGACGCACCCGGACGTGCGGGCCGACCTGCCCGACCCGGCCCACCTGACGGGTCGGCGGGTGCTGGTGGTGGGCGGGGTGCCGCAGGCGACGCGGGCTGCGCTGGACCTCGCCGGGGCGGGGGCGAGCGTGACCCTCACCCACCGCCGGGCGGGCTTCCGGGGCGATCCGGGGACGCTGGCGCGGCTGGAGGCCGAGCGGGAGGCGGGCCGGGTGCAGGTCCTCGCCCCTGCCGTGCTGGAGGCCCTGACGCCGACCGGGGCCACCCTGAGTGTGAGTGGGGAGACGCTCGACCTGCCCGCCGACACCGTGCTGGTCCTCAACGGCTACCTCCCCGACCTCTCCCCGCTGCTGGGCTGGCCGCTGGCCTGGGAGGGCGAGTACGTGCCGGACGGCCCCGGCGGGCAGACCGCGCTGCCGGGCGTGTACGTGGTGGGCGACCTCGCGGAGTCGGGCGGGGACTTCAAGCTGCTGTCGCTGGCCTTTGCGCAGGCGGCGCTGGCCGCCAACCACGCCGCGCACCACGTCCAGCCCGGGTTGAAGGTGAGGCCGGGCCACAGCAGCGAGCGGGGCGGCTACCCGGCTCCGGCACGGCCCGGGGGGGAGCGGCAACCCGGCTAG